From Venturia canescens isolate UGA chromosome 3, ASM1945775v1, whole genome shotgun sequence:
GATCACCAAGATTACGAGGGTGCCGAAGTGCAAAGTCAACTTGACGAATGGATGGAAGAGAGGGACAAACtacgaaacgaaataaaacgCGTTTTCAACCAACAATTTGGTTCGGTGTTCCGAACGTATCACAatccttcgtacttctcgagacgCCTCTTTCGCTTTGCTGACATTTACATGAGCTCGATCACGAATCTTCTCGGTTATTCGACTTCTCACACTTTTTATCCGAGACGAGGAGTAATGCCTCACGAGTATATAAGTTACTTTATGTAAATACAACACtggaaaaaggtttttttgaTCCTTATCAAGTGTTGAGAGCGTCGCAAACCGAAGTAGAGACACGGAATCCAAacttttgatgtttttttacCACCAAAAAGAGATTTGCCACAACAGTTTCATTTCCAAATGGAAATTGTTTCATTTGGAAGTTTCAGGAAACTCAACTTGTTTCACTCATATTACAAAAGTATTCGACTCTTTCGactaaatttcttttttgttacCAGAGGAAAATAAAGTCAGAACATCATCTGCCACCTTTTTCCCACGCAAATGGAGCGTGAAATTGATTGAACAAAAAGATTTTCTCTATGGGAAAATGTAGATAGAAAATGTAGATGTCGGAAATCtgattttcgtcaaaaacGAGAAAACCCTTGTAAATAGATGTCAAGTcgtcgaagaaaaatcgttgcgaGTATAAAAAGCATCGATTGTGCGCATGATTGATTCGATTTGGAAGGACCGAGGTGGGCAATGCGAGGGATGCTTTTTTTCGGACGATGTGTCCAAAAAATAGTCTAGAAGTACAAACGTCTAAACTTGTTGACGACAAACGAGATTattaaatataattaataGGAGGAAAATGTAAACGGATGTATCGAGTTGATACGAAGGCGTGATTCAAAGCAACCCAGCAACTGTCATTTACGAAAATTCCGTTCGTAAAATGCGATTCGATGAAATTTATCTCATCAGTTGGATCTGATATAAAGAAACGTTCAATCCTGGTCTCGCTTacttcagaaataagtagaaATTGCTTTTAACCCGCCTCAAGTGCCATTTTGACGAGACCCAGGTTCAAAACATTTTCGCATTGACATccgaaaataaaagtttcattttcgACTTCTTCCATGGAGTAAAACGAATTGTTTTTTGGAATTGAGCAAAGTGAGTGTTAACTCGCTTAGCAAAGAAGTAGTATCGACGTGCTTATAGATACAAAAGTGTTCATTAGGTTCTAGCCTCGGCGCCACAAAcgtgtattttcatttttttttcttccaatgcgGCGATCGATAAAATAGCTTGCTGTTCAATTGTTTAGAGCCATGTCGAATGTTGAGGtgatgaaataaattgttttttttttcgaattgataactTGTTTTTGTACTGATGATGATAAGAGTGCGTTCGGGGAATCATTATCAACGCTAAAAACCCAAACGCTGCCAATGCTGTTCGTCGAGCCAATCGCGTGTCAGCGATAGCAAGCTCCACGAACGCTTTTTGCGTTCGTATTCATCCGCCATTTTCTATCAGACCCGCGCAAAACTTGTGCTGGATCAATATAGGTTAAGAGTGTGGATCAGTCACATaacacttggaattttcaaaatggaaattcttcgacacggtttgaccgattaaaaaaaggctctgtcagcctgcgcagaacgatggcaaaaatcgactgacagagcctttttttaattggtcaaactgtgtcaaagaattccgatttcgaaatttgcaactttGTCACACTCACGCTTGCGATATACCggctgatccatcctcttaagatgatggatcagtcggtaatcacaaccgtgagtgcgagagaggtagctgcaaattttgaaaaggaaatttttccacatcgtttgtctgatcgaaaaaataaaaatgtcatcggatttttgcgatcgtgctgcgtacgatgacatttttattattttaatcggacgaacgatgtcaaagagtttcaatttcaaaaattcgaggtgtgattaccgactgatccgtcatcttaaggtaactcctgtactgcatactagtcaaatgagtgcaaaattttcaaaacgcttttagaacaagtttaacgtaccgattacatgtattgttagtgaatTTGTATTACAACATATCTCATTAAGatgcaaaaatattaaaaacgctagttttgcaaaaccatcaactgataaatgcaaatttccacgctgacacattttcactggtatttttcaaagaattatctgcgtttttttatcgattttattgcaacaagtctcattttgttcgtcaaccggtcctctatgaatccaacATGTAGTTGTtattttaacttgatcgtttcactgttgcagctaattgttcattaaataaaaaaactttttcattcataatttctgaaggaatgagtttaaaggaaaatctacgtggtgaattctcagaggatcagttgaggaacaaaatgagacttggtgcaataaaatcggttaaaaaatacagatgattctttgaaaaatgcctgtgaaaatgtgtcgtcatggaaatttgcatcgatcagttgatagttttgcaaaactatcattttaaatattttttcacgttaataagatatgcttgaatacatatctactaacaataagtttaatcggtacgttgaacttggtctaaaagctttttgaaaatttagcactcatttgactagcatgcagtacaggagttactttaaggaagttgaggctgtacagtcatttttttttacccaaaagtgatgacctgtacctttcaaaagttataggccagtttacagtttggcaatgttgcatacactttaaagaaaagttggggaaaaaaagacgaaaaactggtgaaagctcagtcgaaaacacgaacagtgacgatcctagcctcaaaaaactgcacggaaaatagattattattaatataatctcagcaaatctcctaataaatctgaaaaaaattgacattattcggcaagccttgctcatgttgcccaaattgttattgatttttctcagcaacgacgctcctaaactgtctgaaaatttaactgattttttttacacttcactttataagatgcaatcggtttaaaagcggtgacatcattttcattctaatgcctcaacttccttaatgttCTTACTACTATACCGAATCGGTCTTGCAGCTCGCTTCAAGCGGCGAATTTCGATGACAGAACATCGAAAACGTAAACTCTCGTTTCAACACCAAATGAACATTATAAATAATCATGGAAGCCGAAAAAACAGTTCGTCGAATAAATTTATTGAGGATAATTAAACGAGAATATCAGTGATCGacaatttatttatcattggaTATTAATCATGAATTTTGTGAAGGTGACCCTTCCTGGCGATGCTGAAACGCCTTACGAAATAGAAGAGGAAAAATTAACATCTGAAATATTGAAAGGGGCCAGCTCTCGGAAAAATGTAAGCATAATGGTGTCAGAGTCAAAGAGAAATCGGAGAAAAACGTCCGAAGGTCCGAGAGTGGTATTCGCCGATCAGGAACGTGAGTAACCAATGAAAGGACACCCAACCGCGGTGAGTGTTTCATTCGTGTAGAGTCTAGAGAGCTCTCCGGAAACACCAGAAATCCCTTCGTGCGAGCGAATTTACCGGAACGAATCGATAAAACGTTGACAGTAGCGGTGAGCGTATCGTCGGAGGAAGAATTGCTCCAAGAAACCAACGATTCGGAGCTCAAAGCTGTTGCAACGATATCCACGTCACAAGTCGATGATGAAATTTGGGCAAGTTTCTATTCAATATTTATCAACTCGAAAACCAcccaaattttttatcgaaaacctCGTTCTTTACCTTTTTCCAAACGTTTTTTAACTTTATATAGGATTTCAGTTGTCAAGCATCGACCGAACATGCAAGGCAATGTCAATCATTCTATTCGTagcgaaaaaataaagagtGTACGCAATTGCACCTGATTAACGCGTACAATGTACGGTTTAACGACTCTAGAGAAAATTGGGAAGATTTTCGATCTCCTtattaaggatatttggtacaggctcACAATGtcgccatgctaaaccatgctaaaaacataaaaaatttgaaaatgatcagaattttataaaatttgatgaaaatattctttagtgccaaatttgacaatacaattttttttaatttttcttctgtacagttatcgagtaattgatcactaaagttcacgtgtataagcatatcGTTTccaggtatacattccgggcataagaaatctgctttgatgcgtaattactcgataactaagcagaagaaaattttgaaaaaaattgtgttttcgcacttgatgttgaagaacattatcacgaaatttgataaatttctaattatttagacttttgtaccatacgTCGTTTATACATTTagttaaccggttgactggtgagCCAGTCAACCAGTTTTTGTGCCAAAACTGGGACGAGCCAATATGTTACCGAAaatcacgataatttatttctgaggGTTTTCAAGGTTGCTGATTCCATTTCCATGTGataaagcatgaaattttcgcagtgaaaaattaccaaatttcaccctgaacccttatttttcacacttttcgggggtagcgaattttgtttgatttcgatgaaagagtcgagtgtgataaaaaactaaaaattttcatgtcatatagcatgaaaatccattgaaaaaacgaaaaatttcaccctcgaccttcgattttccccatttccaagggtagtgaggtgaaaattaagttcaaaaatcgactcagcgacccaaaaaaccattgtataccaatttttgtccaaatcggttgaaaattgaaaaagttatttcagtATGTACACATACGATACAAAACCAGAACGGgcccgactttttttgtacatatatgatccaataccagtcaaccggttaagaggatggatcagtcggtatatcgcaaccgtaagtgtgagagagatatagctgcaaatttcgaaatcgaaattcgttgacacacagtttgaccgattaaaaaaaggctctgtcaatcgatttttgccatcgtcctgcgcaggctgacagagcctttttttaatcggtcaaaccgtgtcgaagaatttcgatttcgaaaattccaagtgaggttagtcgactgatccatattAAATATAGTTTGTGTTGAGAAGAGTAGGTCGCCCGTACTCAAGGTTAAGTAGagtcaaaaaaaatggagtctTTGGCTCGACTTGTAACTATTTATAATGAACAGACGACGGACAGCCATGACGCTTTGCGCGAAATTCAAGTCCGAACGAAAAAGCATTTGGACTCGCAGCCAGAGATGTCCGGTGGTTCCTTGGCCGTTCCATCGAAAGCCGACGAGAGCGAAGGTTTCGCAAGCCGGAGACGCAGTACGATTTTTCTCGGTTACACGATCGACGAAATGTTTGCCCAGCATGCTCAAACTCCTCGGAACAGCGTAAAATACaaagcaaataaaaataatgagccTCGTTCAAGGACGATGTTGGAATCGTGGAAATGGAAGAATTGCGTAAATGCGATAGGTTTTCTATGGGCAAGACGAGTCCGAGTCCTTTTCCTCAATGACTACGGAAATAGGGTCTCCGGTAATGCCTGGTGGACGCGCAAGATTCTCCGAAAACGTTGGAGTCAGAAGCATGATTTTTGACGTTCCATCAACGGACTCCCTCCCCCACATCGAAGCCAGAGCTTTTGCGGTCGTCCTTCAGGAAGCTTTGGACCGATTGGGGATTCTCGAACGAGTCATTCCTGCCAAGGTAGATCCGCGATGGGACGAGAGCTACAAAACCATCGATGAAAAGTACGGAATCCCCGAGGAACCCCAAATAATGTTCAGAAGTGATATGGGATTGTTGCCACTCGTTCCTACGGTTTCTGAAAAACTTCAACGTGACAGGCAAGTCTtacttttttcgtaattttttttattgtcattTTTTAACCCTTTGATGAGCAAAACGACCATTTTGGACACGCTATTTCAAGTACACAGTTTTAACTGAGGAACAAAAgagaaattattcaaaatctcatgtagggggtttttgagggtgctctttcataatctggcatttattttgtaaaatcaaatcaaaatctttattgtttttgcgttttgaatgaaaaattcaagaatttttcacgtttttttcctttcaaatcgattttcgttattGTTGCTGCACTTAAATAACCGTATTATCATTAGCAAAGGGGTCCTCAATGTCTGATctttccagaacactggttatgAACTCTTTTTTCCCTCCCAGTTTTTTCAGGATGGCGGTTTTTGtaaaacagcatgatgtaaaccttcatgtttttttttctcgaaaagtatcaacttaacaaaaaattttatgcaacATAAAGTGTTCAGAATCATgcaaagaatacgtgtgatttttttcaaaaattttctagccatttttgaatgtttcaaatttgtcaattttttgaaacatttcaaaaactctgaaaaaattaatcgtgCAACATTGTCCAATTATAAATACTTTCCCGTAACTTCGAGGTgtctccattttttccataaatgaaaaattaaaacttcATCAGTAGATAGAAGCCTTCGAATCTTGAAAATTAGTTCGACGccgttttttgaaaagttgttaaggtattactggatggacagcccagccgataaattgtacctgattggaatttccgtacttcgtgatgcaataaaaatctgaaaaaattcagcaacatttggaaagttatgaactacaattatcaacaataatattgcccaaaggttattaataaattgttcaaataaataattttttaacaattttacagtaaacccttgtttttttttacgaatcgaatgtgcgcatttttctgaatgctcatgatttttttcagaattttcgtggatttttgaaattcccttttttaaattttttaagtggctctatttgtacatttttgatccagtaaccttgagacttttcaaaactgatggtaaatatgaaTTCTAAAACATCtctaaaattcaaatttttgaaaattttttcaagaaatttcaaaaatccatgataattctgaaaaaattcatgagcattcggaaaaatacacaaatttgattcgtaaaaaaaaaacaatagctCACCGcacaattattcaataattatttgtttaaacaatttgttattaacttttgggcaatattattattgataattgttgttcacagctttccaaatgttgttgaattttttcagatttttattccatcacgaagtacggaaattccaatcagatataatttttggtcgagctatccatccagttataccttaaaaaCCCTTTCAACCTTTTTCCGGAGTATAGTTTCCGTCGGAaccagtaaaaaaaataatcattttcgcTGAAAAAACCTCAGTTTGCAAATGTTTGACAAAATCGCAACAAAAAAAGTGCGCAACCAGGAGACAACCCTTGTTTCACCAAGAAAATGGTTAATGTAGCACTCCCTTGACTCGCAGAACTTACATGTACAATGTCCTGAAGAGCACGATTCGAGACATTCAATGTGTGCGACGATACGATCGCTTGGAAACAGAGGTCGACGACATAACTCGAACCCTCGAAGGTGAACACAATCTCGAAGTCAATAACGAAATTTGGACCAATCAAGTGACGCAACTTCGGGAACTCATCGAATCTGAGCGATTAAAAAACGACGAAGAAGTTAAAAATCTGCTCCTCATGGCTCAAGACATGAACGCCGAAATCGACAATgccattttttccaataaatcgAAACTGggtatgaaaattcattgattattttatcacTACCGTTTccattcattattattattattattattattattataaaagatgaaatataaataaactTCATTTGTGcacgagaataaaattttatgtcGTAGAGAGAAAACTCGAGTTTTTCGAGCTCGGTGCAGCCTTTGGGTTTTTATTCAATCAAATAATTGAATGGTAATTTActagaaataaaatgaattattagaATACGTTGAACGCTGGGAAGCAGCGCGTCTTGATCAGCAAAAATTACGGCTTGAGATAAAAGAGCAAGAAATTAACGATGCCCTCGAAAAATTGGCGACGTTGGAAAGAGACGATCAAATAATATCGAACGAGGTGAGTACTTTTCTGGAGTCAAATACGCTTGACCTTGAAGAGAGCATAACCGCGTGGAGCACTCGATACAATGAGGAGACCGAGCGTCTCGTACGTCAAATGAACGATACTAAGGTTCGTCTCctaaacaatttatttatttaaattatcaCGCTCAATtctaaatcaaatttcaaaagcgaTTTCGTTTTGTGGATCTAAATTtgttaggaaaaaattgaactacAAAAAATACAGCTGGTGAATCTTCGAGAATTGAAGGATGAGCAGCAAATATTTCTCCACAAATGTTACGAGGCACGAAGACAGGCTGAACGAGAGGTGGCGTATTGGGAAGCCGTAAACGGCGCTGCTACTTTGATACAAAGCCTGTGGCGAGGCTACATGGTTAGACACAAATTGGGCAAATACGAAAAACTCTGGGCGAGTCTCAGGaaacgaaagaataaaaagaagaagaaaaagaaaggaaaaaaatgaataagaaaTAATTGTagagaaattcaataaatgCCTGTTTTTATATAATCAGTAGTTGTAGAGTCGATCAATCCATCTTTCGAAACCTATAATGAAACGAAGCATTATGAAActggaaaattcaattccgAATCATTTTTGAACTTTAGAGAGGTCAACTGTAAAGTGCTTTCAGAAAACTTCAGTTTTGAGAACATCAAGTTTTAAACCAGTTTACATCAAGCTTGTtcgaaaactcgaaaattctgtgatatttattcaaaatctcGTAACAACTCAACCGAAAAGATTGGAAAAGTTTCAAAGAAAAGGTGTGGTCAGTGTCGCCATTTACGGTCGACCAGTGAACTATTTTTCTACATCGTCGGAGTTCCAAAGTTCCGGAATCAGTCGCGCATTCCACATTCCACGTTCGTCATTTCAGTAGCCAGCTTTGAGAACGAATCCGACACGGCAACAACGGCAATCCAGTTGCCAGTTGACCCTACAGACTTTGTAACGACTTGTCACAAACATTCTGGACCACAAAATTCGGATTAAACGCATAAATCTCTCGCAACAAATTTGTCTCAAAAATGGTAagagcttccaaaaataaatcTTCATAAAAAAGCTAATATTACATCAAAACCTTATGAAAACCCGCACTTTTTTGCTCATCGTCATTGTCGTTCGTTATCAATATAACCTACGGTTGACCTTCAATCTACAAATCAGTTAATAAATGCTCGCAATTCTGATCTTTTAGGACGACCACTTGTTCTTATGCTGCCGTTTCATATATTATCTATTTTCACACCAAAATTAGACGATGACATTCTAACCTATATTTTCCActatttctattatttttaatcataATTGCGTTGCGATTTATATACGTGGCGGAGACTTCGATAtttagcatttttttcccaaggcgTCTTCTAAaatcatgacaaaaaaaaattgcatcatTGATTCGTGCCTGTTAAGAATActtcgaaattatttttacctCTGGCTTTTTTTGTAGATGGTGAATATTGCAGTGATAGAGTTATCAGAAGATAACACTTTTTCACTGGTTCCAAATTTTCCATGATTATTACTATATTACTCCTCtcttaagagcatggatcagtcgacgaacctcacttgaaattttcgaaatcgaaattctttgacacagtttgatcgatgaaaaaaaggctctgtcagcctacgcagaacgatggcaaaaatctactgacagagcctttttttaatcggtcaaactgtctcaaagaatttcgatttcgaaatttgcagctatctctctcgcactcacggttgcgatataccgactgatccatcctcttaaaatatacttttcaatatttcttcaaAGCTTGGATATTCATTTGTCCTagataaattattcaatctACCAAATATTTTGGGGGTCACATATATCCCAGGCAAACTTATACTTTTTTCCTGCACTATGATCATTTCATTTATGAATACATATAAACAAATTGTTCTCATAGAAATTCCCTTAGAGGAAAAATATACAAACTTTTCAagctttattttataaaagctGTTTATAAacgatgttgaagtttgcaacgctggagtccaacgaatttaacaaaaaaaacgtttgtaattcactagttttttatttcacaaaatcattggtgcgggttgaaaaactacaaattacAAATTCAATAggtaacaaaattggagaaatgCTGAAATTGTTGGGaagttttttttagatcatttcgttggactccaacgttgcaaactttcaACATCATGTTTGTAATGttccaaaaaacatttttagtgACTGAAGATACTGCCAGGCAACccacaatttttattgttaatatACAACAATGTATTTTCTGTAGgttgaaagatatttttggaaagataaaaactgtaaaaattatcaaaattctcACAACTCCGAATCTTCAGTCCTAGAAATTTTTATCCTAttcttttccatatttttgtaATAACCCAAGAATGAAGCATTCTATAGATTATGAGTAACTTGGGTATTTCAATTTTGATGAGAATATCTAgtttaaaaaaagatttggCTTTTCAGGCTCAACCCATAAACGTTGTAGTAACCGGAGCAGCTGGTCAAATTGCGTATTCTCTTCTGTACCAACTTGCAGCTGGCAGTGTATTTGGACCTGACCAGCCGATTAATCTGAGACTTCTTGACATTCCACCCATGATGGGTGTTCTCAAAGGTGTATTAATGGAACTTGAGGATTTGGCTCTACCCCTTCTCCGAGGTAAACAAAATACAATATGAAGTCTATGTTCTTCATGTGCACcccatattttattaattcagatagtttgaaaaattgggtAAATAAACGAGACAATAAAGgataaaaataagaatatTAAACCTTTATCACCTATTCGAAAACctttttgaaacaaaaaaaccatTAGTTATTTTCTTCAATGAGTACTTTAAGGCGTATATTTTGTTTCCATTTCGGCACTGCTCTGTGACCATCATTATCACTATCTAAATTCAATTTAAATTTCTAAGTGCATACAATCTACTCTTGTATAATATGAAAATGACAAGTttctgaaacgaaaaataaaatttaacaacgaTCTTCCATCTGCCCAGAAATTCTTCCAACCGCCGACCCAGCAATCGCGTTCGAAGACGCAGCTTCCGTATTTCTCGTTGGAGCGATGCCCAGGAAACAAGGAATGGAGCGAAAAGATCTTCTTGCTGCGAACGTGAAAATCTTCAAAGTTCAGGGAGAAGCGATTGATAAATACGCTCGTAAAGACGTGAAAGTTTTGGTTGTCGGAAATCCAGCGAATACCAATGCTCTGATTTGCTCTCATTATGCACCTTCAATTCCAAAGGAAAATTTTACGGCAATGACGAGACTCGATCAGAATCGTGCGCAAGCAGCCTTGGCTTCTCGGTTAGGCGTCCAGGCAAggatttaaaatcattttaatcaagcttgaaaaagtttctaaccattttcattttaactGTTGTAAATTGTTCCCATTGAACGTATGTATTTCAAGAAGCGTTTCACATTCTTGGACCAATTTGTTGACCTTCACCTAGTTTGAAACGCTCTACAAATGTACCTCAtatcaattatttttggaagctaaCGAGTAACATGTACAGTAGTTTGGCTAACTAAACATTTTACGAGTATTTTCTGTGAACGCAAACATTTTctccaatttaaaaattttccaagaaatattcaaatttatttgcaaAAGTGcagtgaaattaaaaaattggatttctttttaattttctctcgttaatattttttattataacatTTTATCTCTTGTTGTCACCAGGTCGATAAAGTTCGGAACGTGATAATCTGGGGCAATCACAGTTCCACCCAATATCCGGATGCAGCTCATGCAAAGGTCAATCTTCCAAGTGGTGAAAAACCTGTGCCAGCTGCAGTCAACGACGAAGGTTGGTTGAATGGATCATTCTTGGAAACGATCCAAAAACGTGGAGCTGCTGTTATAGCTGCGAGACAAATGTCCTCGGCAATGTCAGCCGCGAAAGCGGCCGGAGACCATATGAGAGATTGGTGGGTCGGTACAAAGCCTGGTCAATGGGTCAGCATGGGGGTCGTGTCCGACGGGAGTTATGGCATTCCGAACgatatcgttttttcattccccgTAACCATAAAAGACAAGCAGTTCAAGATTGTTCAGGTAATGTACCAATTTTCCCTCGAAacgtaataaaataaaaagcgaaagatgtttcggggtttttttccaattatagAAAACGTGTGAAAACTCTTATCGTCGTTCGACTAATGAAATGTGAAATTATCCTCTCTGCAGGGTCTTTCGATAAACGATTTTGCAAGAAGTAAACTGAAGGTAACTGCGAGCGAATTAGAGGAAGAACGTGCTGAGGCAAATTCGGTTCTTCAGCAGTGACTAGACAGCGACAGAAATTATAATCGTCGTAACCGACCAAACATTTCAGCTAGGCTGTAAATGCACTTGTTACATACATTATCGGGGGGGTCTTTTTGGACGTAGGCACACCTGTATATAGCACGACCGAATTGTGTCGTTTTGTTATCCCAAATAATAAGATCATGTACACAACATGTAAATTACAACGACAACTTGTGGCTATtgatacatgaaaaaaaataaacttctCCATCCCTAAATGGGCATCTAGAAtgagtacatttttttcaatctttttattcttctccCCAAGaatcaataataatttataatacAGTAATAGTAACTattcttcgttatttttttccttttttcgatATCATTAATCTTTTCTCACATTTATATTATCTTTTATATCTCTCGTCTAAACACTATTACaggtatacttttttttttccatgtttctataattataattatctTGTGAGCATTAAGTAGCGTATCGTACAAATATGCATAGTGCCGGActcaccaatttttctttattatttttgttctctcttcttttctcCGTTAgagcaaaataaaatcatGTTTTGGTTTCGATTCTTTGCCAAACCCGATTACACACATTTCTTCCTTCCACTACTGAACCGCAAGTGCGTAAGGACACTCGAACGAACGGTAATTTTTAATCTTAATCAGTTTTTGCTATGTCAAAAGTACGACGGGTGATTGGTCATAGAagcatttttcatcattgtttacgaagaatacaaattttatggCGTTTTACGGTGGACGCC
This genomic window contains:
- the LOC122407423 gene encoding dynein regulatory complex protein 10-like; translation: MTTEIGSPVMPGGRARFSENVGVRSMIFDVPSTDSLPHIEARAFAVVLQEALDRLGILERVIPAKVDPRWDESYKTIDEKYGIPEEPQIMFRSDMGLLPLVPTVSEKLQRDRTYMYNVLKSTIRDIQCVRRYDRLETEVDDITRTLEGEHNLEVNNEIWTNQVTQLRELIESERLKNDEEVKNLLLMAQDMNAEIDNAIFSNKSKLEYVERWEAARLDQQKLRLEIKEQEINDALEKLATLERDDQIISNEVSTFLESNTLDLEESITAWSTRYNEETERLVRQMNDTKEKIELQKIQLVNLRELKDEQQIFLHKCYEARRQAEREVAYWEAVNGAATLIQSLWRGYMVRHKLGKYEKLWASLRKRKNKKKKKKKGKK
- the Mdh1 gene encoding malate dehydrogenase, cytoplasmic, giving the protein MAQPINVVVTGAAGQIAYSLLYQLAAGSVFGPDQPINLRLLDIPPMMGVLKGVLMELEDLALPLLREILPTADPAIAFEDAASVFLVGAMPRKQGMERKDLLAANVKIFKVQGEAIDKYARKDVKVLVVGNPANTNALICSHYAPSIPKENFTAMTRLDQNRAQAALASRLGVQVDKVRNVIIWGNHSSTQYPDAAHAKVNLPSGEKPVPAAVNDEGWLNGSFLETIQKRGAAVIAARQMSSAMSAAKAAGDHMRDWWVGTKPGQWVSMGVVSDGSYGIPNDIVFSFPVTIKDKQFKIVQGLSINDFARSKLKVTASELEEERAEANSVLQQ